A part of Verrucomicrobiia bacterium genomic DNA contains:
- a CDS encoding DUF1592 domain-containing protein: MHWKYILFVLLFCGVTVAQATETPAVADFHAKIRPILDEYCADCHEDGENKGGIAFDQLKTDDSIMTNHTLWFAVLKNLRSGMMPPAKKKSRPSADEQGRIVDWIKFEEFGINPQHPDPGRVTVRRLNRVEYRNTIRDLLGVEYNTDEEFPPDDTGYGFDDIGDVLTLSPMLLEKYLDAAKTIIAKTVPQTSHIIPENLIGGRNFRHPKPGEHHSMEYGSTSLSYYEKDAVTNTYHIEHDGRYDLILDLGGNERYVDNEFDYNKCQMIFRLDGKEMLKKEYVRATGKNFHYELAANLAAGDHEMVFEVQPLTPQEKQVRALIIRIDSVTVRGPTDEKYWVAPKNYSRYFPKAVPSGAGARRAYAKELLGAFATKAFRRPVDDETLRRLVTLAEKIYDQPKKTFESGVSGAMEAVLASPQFLFREEGMETQRIGRAALIDEYSLASRLSYFLWSSMPDDELFRLAASKTLRTNLDAQVKRMLADPRANALAVNFTGQWLQARDIDTVAIDARSILSRDERPDPDLDKQRARFRELSNKPPEERTPDEKKEWQALREKAQKIFKPARIEMNDELRKAMKRETELYFANIVQQDRNITELVDSDYTFLNERLAKHYGLTNLNVTGSEFRKVTLPADCPRGGVLTMGNVLVVTSNPTRTSPVKRGLFILDNILGNPTPPPPPNIPPLEISEKRMADHEPTLRQVLEIHREKPLCSSCHNRMDPIGLAFENFNAMGMYRTTEHGQEIDPSGQLITGESFKNLGELKHILATKHQTDFYRTFTEKMLTYALGRGLYYYDVDTVDKIVERLQQNDGKFSALLYGVIESAPFQERRITDTLAQSASIGHDAGE; the protein is encoded by the coding sequence ATGCATTGGAAGTATATCTTGTTCGTGCTGCTTTTTTGCGGCGTGACGGTTGCGCAAGCAACGGAAACGCCCGCAGTAGCGGACTTTCATGCAAAGATACGGCCGATCCTTGACGAGTATTGCGCCGACTGCCACGAAGACGGTGAGAACAAGGGCGGCATCGCGTTCGATCAACTCAAAACGGACGATTCCATCATGACCAACCACACCTTGTGGTTCGCCGTGTTGAAGAATCTGCGTTCGGGCATGATGCCTCCCGCCAAAAAAAAATCGCGCCCTTCCGCCGACGAACAAGGGCGCATCGTTGACTGGATCAAATTCGAAGAGTTTGGGATCAATCCGCAACATCCCGATCCGGGCCGGGTAACCGTGCGCCGGTTGAATCGCGTGGAATATCGCAATACGATACGTGACCTGCTTGGAGTGGAGTACAATACCGATGAAGAATTCCCCCCGGACGATACCGGTTATGGATTCGATGACATCGGCGATGTGCTCACGCTTTCACCCATGCTGTTGGAAAAATATCTGGACGCGGCAAAAACCATCATCGCCAAAACCGTCCCGCAGACCTCGCACATCATTCCCGAGAATTTGATCGGCGGAAGGAATTTTCGCCATCCGAAACCGGGCGAACATCACTCGATGGAATACGGCTCAACGTCATTGTCCTACTATGAAAAAGACGCCGTCACGAACACCTATCACATCGAGCACGACGGGCGATACGATTTGATTTTGGACCTCGGCGGAAACGAGCGTTATGTGGACAATGAATTTGATTATAATAAATGCCAGATGATTTTCCGCCTCGACGGCAAGGAGATGCTGAAAAAGGAATACGTTCGTGCCACCGGAAAAAACTTTCACTACGAATTGGCGGCGAACCTGGCCGCGGGCGATCACGAAATGGTGTTTGAAGTGCAGCCGTTGACGCCGCAGGAGAAGCAGGTTCGGGCACTGATAATACGGATTGATTCCGTCACCGTGCGCGGGCCGACGGATGAAAAATATTGGGTCGCGCCAAAAAATTATTCGCGTTATTTCCCCAAGGCTGTGCCCAGCGGGGCAGGCGCGCGGCGGGCTTATGCGAAGGAATTGCTGGGGGCTTTCGCGACCAAGGCGTTTCGGCGCCCCGTGGATGACGAAACCTTGCGGCGGCTGGTGACGCTGGCGGAGAAGATTTATGACCAGCCCAAAAAAACCTTCGAGTCCGGCGTATCCGGGGCCATGGAAGCAGTGCTGGCTTCGCCGCAATTTTTGTTCCGCGAAGAAGGCATGGAAACCCAGCGCATCGGGCGTGCGGCATTGATTGATGAATATTCTTTGGCCTCGCGGTTGTCGTATTTTCTTTGGTCCTCGATGCCGGATGATGAGTTGTTCCGTTTGGCAGCGTCGAAGACGTTGCGCACGAACCTCGACGCCCAGGTAAAGCGCATGCTGGCCGATCCGCGTGCGAATGCGTTGGCGGTGAATTTCACCGGCCAATGGCTGCAGGCGCGTGACATTGATACGGTGGCGATTGATGCGCGGTCCATTTTGTCACGCGATGAAAGGCCTGATCCCGATCTGGATAAACAACGCGCGCGTTTTCGTGAATTGTCCAATAAGCCGCCGGAAGAGCGCACGCCGGACGAGAAGAAGGAATGGCAGGCGTTACGCGAAAAGGCACAGAAGATTTTCAAACCGGCACGCATCGAGATGAACGATGAATTGCGCAAAGCGATGAAGCGCGAGACGGAATTATATTTCGCCAACATCGTGCAGCAGGATCGCAACATCACGGAATTGGTGGACAGCGATTACACGTTTCTTAATGAGCGCCTGGCGAAACATTACGGGTTGACCAATTTGAATGTCACCGGCAGCGAGTTTCGCAAAGTGACGCTTCCCGCCGATTGTCCGCGCGGCGGCGTCCTGACGATGGGCAATGTCCTCGTGGTCACTTCAAATCCGACGCGCACTTCGCCGGTCAAGCGCGGCTTGTTCATCCTCGACAACATCCTCGGCAATCCCACGCCGCCGCCGCCGCCAAATATTCCGCCGCTGGAAATCTCCGAGAAGCGAATGGCGGATCATGAGCCAACGCTGCGGCAGGTGTTGGAAATCCATCGCGAAAAACCGCTGTGCAGTTCGTGTCATAATCGCATGGATCCGATCGGCTTGGCGTTCGAAAATTTTAACGCGATGGGCATGTATCGCACGACCGAGCATGGGCAGGAGATTGATCCCTCGGGCCAGTTGATCACCGGCGAATCGTTCAAAAACCTGGGCGAATTGAAACATATTTTGGCCACGAAGCATCAAACCGATTTTTACCGGACGTTCACCGAGAAGATGCTGACCTACGCGCTGGGACGCGGCTTGTATTATTACGACGTGGACACAGTGGATAAAATCGTGGAGCGGCTGCAACAGAACGACGGAAAGTTTTCGGCGCTTTTATACGGAGTGATTGAATCTGCGCC
- a CDS encoding PQQ-dependent sugar dehydrogenase — MTRCLAFLALASLAGAQDLPKVVLKPAFTEYKADRPVWMSEAPDGSGRLFLVEQAGRIVILQKGSDGSKSQEFFNIVDRKPFVENEEGLMSIAFHPGFQTNGLFYVYYNQQNPRRSVISEFRVSKEDPNKADLKSERILLEVPQPISWNHKGGELSFGPDGYLYIALGDGGLGYDPHNNGQNTSTFLAKILRIDVNSRAMEGSGQNKHELQYGIPKDNPFVKEPPMNGLGVKHEIWAYGLRNPWRYSFDRETGDLWAGDVGQDLWEEIDLIVKGGNYGWCAREATHYFKPSPPGAQYIDPVMEYPHNPKMLPESLFPDHTTGLCVIGGYVYRGKKYPSLQGVYIYGDFALGTIWGFRYDKAAGKVVKQGMLLSQPRTISSFAEDNDGELYMLNLDGLIASITVAE; from the coding sequence GTGACTCGATGCCTGGCGTTTCTCGCGCTGGCAAGTTTGGCGGGCGCTCAGGATTTGCCCAAAGTTGTGTTGAAGCCGGCGTTCACGGAATACAAAGCGGATCGTCCGGTGTGGATGAGCGAGGCTCCCGATGGTTCGGGCCGGCTGTTCCTGGTCGAGCAGGCGGGGCGCATTGTGATTTTGCAAAAGGGCAGCGATGGCAGCAAATCGCAGGAGTTTTTCAATATCGTGGACCGCAAGCCATTCGTCGAAAACGAAGAAGGACTGATGAGCATCGCGTTTCATCCGGGGTTCCAGACGAATGGATTATTTTACGTTTATTACAACCAGCAGAACCCGCGCCGCAGCGTGATCAGCGAATTTCGCGTTTCAAAAGAGGATCCCAACAAGGCCGACTTGAAATCCGAACGCATCCTTCTGGAAGTGCCGCAGCCGATTTCCTGGAACCACAAGGGCGGCGAGTTGAGCTTTGGCCCCGATGGTTATTTATACATCGCATTGGGTGACGGCGGGCTTGGTTACGATCCCCACAACAACGGCCAAAACACGTCCACGTTTCTTGCGAAGATTTTGCGGATTGATGTGAATTCGCGCGCGATGGAAGGCTCCGGCCAGAACAAGCACGAGTTACAATATGGCATTCCAAAAGACAATCCGTTTGTAAAAGAACCGCCGATGAACGGGCTCGGCGTGAAGCACGAAATCTGGGCGTACGGTTTGCGCAATCCGTGGCGCTACAGCTTCGACCGTGAAACGGGCGACTTGTGGGCCGGTGACGTGGGGCAGGATTTGTGGGAAGAGATTGATTTGATCGTGAAGGGCGGAAATTACGGCTGGTGCGCGCGCGAGGCGACCCATTATTTCAAGCCGTCGCCTCCAGGCGCGCAATATATTGATCCGGTCATGGAATACCCTCATAACCCCAAGATGCTGCCCGAATCGCTGTTCCCCGATCATACGACCGGGCTATGCGTGATCGGTGGATATGTGTATCGCGGGAAAAAATATCCCTCGCTACAAGGCGTATATATATATGGCGACTTCGCGTTGGGGACGATTTGGGGTTTCCGCTATGATAAAGCAGCAGGGAAGGTCGTGAAACAAGGCATGTTATTGTCACAACCCAGGACGATTTCGAGCTTCGCCGAGGACAACGATGGCGAATTGTACATGCTCAACCTGGACGGCCTGATCGCTTCGATTACGGTGGCGGAATAG